ttatttttttaagaggaagtcaaatgaatgcatgaatatAGCTAAAACTGTTCAATAAATGATGAGATGTAGACACATAAGGACATATTCAATATGAATTAAACCGGCAAAATCCCCCTGTTTTCGATCTATCTATGGGGGCGGCCAGattgccacttgctgtctatTGAAAATGAGATCACGATTGttcaggtctcaggtcacaaccaatcacagatcAGCTTCTGAAAACTGGTGAGATGTGATCGGTTGTGAGGTCTCTCGTCACAACCTTTCACAGATCAGCTTCTAAaaaactggtgagccgtgattggttgtctcCTGAGACCTTGCAaccatgatgtcatttttcccaAGTGATTTTAGCCTGCTTAACTCATtttccacaaacacaattttAATCCAAATGCAGTGTTTGAACTAACGGGAACAGAAATTTTGGTGTGGACTTTCTCTTTAAATTGACTTGTTTTGGTGGCTTGGAATCAATGATGGATCATCAAAGCCCTGAAGATGAATATTTTCCAATTCAAGAGTAATGACAATGCCAGCCAACATCTTGCAATCTCTCCTCCTGTTCAGTGACGCTTGTCTTCTTTCTAAGCAACCTGGCGCAGACATCTGTTACCAAGTAACGCGACACACCAAGTGAATGGACGCCCACGTAGCAACAAGGATGGCCTTGCCATGCACCTGAGTGCGTATATTCTGCGGCCACAAAAAGAAgtacaagcgcacacacacaattcctCTGAGTGCACCCACAGACTTGAACATGCtttcaaaaacaacagcacgggcgcacgcacacacgcgcgcacacgcacacacatacacactctaaTGGACTTCGACATAAGCATGGCCCAGCTGCTAAGTGCAAGGTGGTGAATACCTAGAAAAGCACCTTCCGTAAACATGGTTCCGTCGTTTGGTCAGTGCATTAGCAGCAgcgtattttgtcattttggtgCTAAAGGCAAACCCCATAATTGCATACTATTAAGACTTGGACTATTACTTTTGATCATCAATTAAAAGATACAAACTCGAGAAAATTCCTTAGTCCATGCTCTGAATTAAGTCCTTAAACTCATTTTAATCGTTATTATTTAATATGTGAGTGTAATCAATAATATCAAACATCATCAACAGTTTATCATTTTGTCGACAAGATGGAATCATCCATTGCATGAGAAGTGTGCGGGAGCATTTGGAACAATCATGATGTATTCGGCATGTTTATTTGGTTTTAAGTGTGTGAATTAAGACTAACGCAATAGCAAGTGCTTTAAATCAAATAGAATCTGGAAATCTCGGCGCCGCAGCATGAGCATTTTGCACGATTATTAATAGTATTTGTTAAGCACTGATAATTAGCGGAATATTATAATGTCAATGGTAGTAATATTCAATGGTGGtaatattgtattatttattgagCTCACAGAATGtacatatgctttttttttccacgactGCCTTCCACTAAGTAGGGGGGGAAAACATTACAAAAAGACAGTTGGTACTATTATTGAGAGGCAGGGCGTACGAGTATCTTACCGAGGAGTTGGCCGTGTGTCTGAGGAAGCGGACCATCCTGGCATCGGAGGCGGGACAGGCGAGGGCCATGTAGCGATTCCTGAAGGTGCCATAGATCTTCAAATGGAACCCTTGCTTGGCCAAGAGGTTGCGGTGCTCCCGCTGGGCTTCCACCCCGTACGCGGATAGGTCGAAGTAGAGACTGTGGGCACGGATCTCCGGAGTGGGCACCTGACGataaaacaacagaaaaacaGGGAATTGTCATTGTAGGTTTTGTGTTATGATGTAACAGTGAGGCCTGTTTACACAACATCACTCCATACTGAGTTTTTCTGACCATGATTTAATTAGATAGACAGAGAGAACTTTCAGAGCCACTTTCAAGTAATTGCTGGGATACAATATCTGGTATAACAACAATGCATAAAACATTTTCGGTATCATTGATAAACGCTTTATAAGGCAACGTTTTATAATTGGTTGTCAGTATTTGTTATGGGAAAAATGGCATTGAAATAAATTGTTGTAAATAGTTGCATTTCAGTTTACGGCTAGAAATGTCCATGCTAGTGACTCATTTAATTGGTGTTGGGATTATGAGGGGCTCCCTGGAAACATTTTGAGAACCTCTACTTTGGACAATATATGTGCTATGCATGACCTCCGAGGTAATGAAGTAGGGAACATACAGTACACGATTCCTTCTAATGGATCTATTTCAGTCCAACACTACAACATTACATCCCCATCCTCCCTCCAGCCGGAATTGATTCATCTCCCTTGTAGTGACATAAAGCAGCCAAGTGGGATCAAACAGCATTTAGTGGATGGCGAGATGATGGGGACCGGGACAGGCACGGGAAAGGACGGCGAGCGAGGCTGACAGGGTCGTATCCTGAGAGGCAAATTCAATCAGAACAGGAAACAAGCCTGGAGGGGGCTGGGGCAAATTAAGAGGAGGCCATATGACCTCTGTAGTGTGGAGGACGTGATGTGAATAGTTTAATAATAAAAGAGAGTATGTACCACCATGTACATTGggcataaaaagtctacacacccctattcaaaTGCTTGGTTTTGCGGCATAAAGAAATTACACCAAGACAACTTTAGAACTTTTTCCACTATTAAAGTGATCTGTAACATGTGCAAgatcatatttttaaaatatttttaagagGGGAAGTAGAATTAAAATTTAGttggttgcataagtgtgcacaccctcttataactggcattttggtaaaaaagtTCAGTCTTGTTTTTTGGACATAACACAAATGTGTACATGAGATTTTGGTATGGTCCAATGACATTAACATTTTGGCCATAATTCCAAAAGGTATGTTTGGTGTAAACACATCCCTGCTCAGTGTTCACTACAAAAAGAACACCATActaaggttgttgttttttttatctcagaGTCGAGGTGGACGActtgatgaacagttaaaaaaaaaaaacgtcattgTTAGCACAGAACATTCAGGCTTCAGTGGGAAAGCTATAACAAATACCAGGAAAAGCTTACCAGAACATCTAAACAGTTTCAGTTGAGTTGTACAGGGTCTAAGTCACATTAACACATCATGAAAActtggcatttgaacaggggtacATACATATCCTGAATTTTTGTATCCACTGCATAAAGGTTCACATCAAATTACTGTTGTATAGAACCCACACAGCATGCTATGGAGCTGTAAATGTGATTATATATCATATCAAATATTGGTGCCTGTATTTATATTGGTGAAATAAATGTGAGAAATTGTCAATAAAAAGCTGTCTTCCACCCCATGAGAGGCAATtttcaaaaagtcaaaatacTTTTACTGACATGCTTATATTCATCACCGCTTTTATTATGACCCATTTGCTGAATTTGTGGCTTTATAGTCTCTTTAATATCCTGCAATATCCTGTTTTGACTGACTCCGCTCCGTACACTTCAGTATGTTTGTCCTTGCATTTGTTTATTGCACCTGTCTCTGGTCCAGCCTCTCGATGCTGGCGTTGGCTCCGTAGGCGTGGCACGACTCCACCATGTAGTCAGAGCTGAGACCCAGTACGGAGCAGGAGTCGCCACACGAGCCGTCGGCCACCACAATCACACGTGGCCACTCCCTGGCGGGGATGCGTCGCAGGTAATCCTCAGTGAACtagtgaaaaaaaacacctgtATTATCTTCCCATTATagaagaaggagtggagctctttacaagcccgaggcttcgtctccctccttgcacagttattgatataataatatgtgctaaacaatcaACTAAACTAAACCTATCAAAAAAAAGCAGTGGCACACGGCTGTGCCATGCAGCCTACATCATCTGGAGCAGGCAACAATTAGTATTCATCTATTGATAACAtgaccagaaaaaaaacatttatttttttattttattttattttattttattttattttattttattttattttattttattttattttattttattttattttattttattttattttattttatttattcattgtctcTTCTATCACACTGATTGCAGGTGGGTCTGTGGCAGTAATGcaatgctactttttttttcttgacagacGTCTCCCTCTTCATCTTGCAAAGTCCTCGGCGCCAAGGCGAAATGTGGACGTGTGAATGTAAAACAAGCTGGTAATGTGCAGGTTTGGATTGCGAGCATTGCTGTTTAATGAGGCGGAGAGGGGGACAAAAAGAAGAAGTCTCTGGTCTGCAGCCATGACACAAATATTCAGTGAGCATTCAATCCATCACCCACTCTGCATAGAAATAGTACATTCATGCCAACTTGGGTTGAACTCTGGCTGGAAAGAGAAGGGATGAGGCGTCACCCATTATTCTCATTATTACAAGTGTGTGTGCACAGGGGGAAGAAAGACCTGCGCAGACTCAAGAAATTCTATCATGGAATATTGTAGAAAAGTTGAGCACATTGGATTCAATCAacatttagttttgttttacaAAACTGTAGGAAAAGAGAGATTTTAGCAACAAATTGTAGAAAATGGGAAAGTCTTGGCACATATTGTGAATTAAGCAATAatttgtcaaagtttgatatttTTTGTGCATTGTTCTACTAAATTCTAAGACACCTGACATCATGTTATCATGAACATTGTCTAATGCCACGTAACCTGAACAAGGTTGCGCAAGTGTACACACCCTCTTTTACATGGATGTGTTTATCAGACTGCATTTTTTTGTGAGGAATTCAAGCTTGATCTTCAAGGCCATAATTCCAAAATGTACGTTTGGTTGTTCGAATATTAGGATATACTATGTGATTTGTAACTTTTGAACTTAGCCACAACTTCAACCACAAGGGGATGTGCACGCTCGTATGACCCCattctcaattatttttaataattgaATGTTACGGGTTAGAGGTCACATTAATAGTAGAaagtttttaaatgatttatctTGGTCTTATTTTATCATCACTAAAACATGGCATTTAAATAGGCATGTGTCGACTTTTTATAGTCACAAAATATGAAGATATGTCAGAAAATTATTTCCACACACCTGATGATGGTGTTTTGGTTGCCAGTTTGTCCTTTTAGAAGTGTCTATCATACAATCTTGTCAATACTGTAGAAACGTTTCTGACATCTTTTTAGATTTGTACTCCACCAGGCAGTGCAACCcacctttttcattttttgccaCCCAGAAGTATTTCggcaccaagtgtttacaaacGTTGTGAaaaggcattaaaaaaaaaatggacgtgTTGCAATACCTTAGTGCCGAGTTGCACCCTGACGTCCAcctgctgcttcttctgctccaggATGCTGAGCAGGTACTCCTGGAACACGCCCATTCTGGTGAAGAAGTGCTCATCGTGCCAGCATCCCTCCATGTTGTCAAAGTCCACGCCGAGTCCCAGCAGAAAGTCCACGCTGCGTGGGTCCAGGGCGATCTGCTGCGGCCGGCAGAGCAGCGCGCTCCGGTTGCGCTCGTCCAGCACGGTCAGCTTCAGCACCTTCCCCGAGCGGACAGCGACCAGGGCGGCCGTCAGCCCTACGGGACCCGAGCCCACGACAAGCACCGAGATGCGGGCGCGCCACCGCCGGACCCCGTCCAGGCCGGCTTTGAGCGCCACGTAAACTGCCACCGCCACCACCGTGCTGAGCGCCGTGTCGTAGGCGAGGGCGCGGAACGTGTCCTCAGCCTCCTCCACGCCGACGTGTTGAGATTGCACGCCGTCCATGACCCGAGGAcgcggaggaggcggcggcggcggttgtGTCTGGATAAGAGGCAGGAGGAGAACGGCCTCCCTTTCGTCCGTCAGCGAGAGGGAGAAGGCTGTCCCACGGGGTAAACACTGGCCGCCTGCGACGTGCCATGTGCGTCCTCACTCCCTTACTCCCTCCCCTTAGGTCTCgcgccctcgctcgctctctctctctgagagTATAGGGCCAAATACCAAAAGTTAACCCTTAGACGTATTGGTTGAAACAAATATGCCCCGTTTTGACATTTGACAGCAatattaaataacaaatacccCAAATGTCATTCTTTCACCTGAAATTGAATGACCTATAATAGGATAATCAAAGAATgtcattctttctttttcactgaGGTTGCAAGGCAAATGTGACTCATGTCTACTAGTTATCTGTGTATTAAATCAAGAATCTTGACTTTCCATACATGTGTATTTTCTGTGGGACAGCGGTGGTAACATTCCCAAAGGAGTTTGAAAGCATCCCAAGAATGGTCAATGTTCCCACCACATTTGGAAAAGTTACCACATTGGAACATGGGGGAAACTTACATCAGGAAAAATGTCCAAGTCATGTATGTGTTTTCTTACAGGACATTGGTGATTTTGTTTGTGGGAGAACTTGAAACCCTGTTGCATCATGTTAT
The window above is part of the Syngnathus typhle isolate RoL2023-S1 ecotype Sweden linkage group LG7, RoL_Styp_1.0, whole genome shotgun sequence genome. Proteins encoded here:
- the si:dkey-234i14.6 gene encoding uncharacterized protein si:dkey-234i14.6, producing MDGVQSQHVGVEEAEDTFRALAYDTALSTVVAVAVYVALKAGLDGVRRWRARISVLVVGSGPVGLTAALVAVRSGKVLKLTVLDERNRSALLCRPQQIALDPRSVDFLLGLGVDFDNMEGCWHDEHFFTRMGVFQEYLLSILEQKKQQVDVRVQLGTKFTEDYLRRIPAREWPRVIVVADGSCGDSCSVLGLSSDYMVESCHAYGANASIERLDQRQVPTPEIRAHSLYFDLSAYGVEAQREHRNLLAKQGFHLKIYGTFRNRYMALACPASDARMVRFLRHTANSSIMKNIFYQSFNAYKTDIEPRLNDMTLYHMQCSRRLFEVQLSHRRVSAAYIEGDNVAVTVEGEAARVLNFDTGCGVNLGLRGLESMSTFIYRTATAVDQHDVMEALSAKMQHSRQVARTFKQTGLTESMYA